The Columba livia isolate bColLiv1 breed racing homer chromosome 13, bColLiv1.pat.W.v2, whole genome shotgun sequence genome has a segment encoding these proteins:
- the SLC7A9 gene encoding B(0,+)-type amino acid transporter 1: MGEESLRKRKGEDSGEEDGQSIQSDEPRKTNLQKQVGLISGICMIVGTIIGSGIFVSPKSVLANTGAVGTCLTIWAACGVLATLGALCFAELGTMITKSGGEYPYLMEAFGPIPAFLFSWTSLLVTKPSSFAIICLSFAEYASAPFYPGCDPPQVVIKCLAAAAIVIITIVNSLSVKLASYLQNLLTAAKMIIVIIIIVSGIVLLAQGKTENFEDPFKGSKISISSIGLAFYNGLWAYDGWNQLNYITEELKKPYRNLPLSIIIGIPLVTVCYVLINISYFTVMTSTELLQSQAVAVTFGDRILYPASWIVPLFVAFSTIGSANGTCFTAGRLVYVAGREGHMLKVLSYISVKRLTPAPAIIFYGTVAIIYIIPGDINTLINYFSFAVWIFYGSTILGLIVMRFTKKELKRPIRIPIVIPVLVTIVSILLVLAPIISAPELAYLYCVLFILSGLIVYVLFVHFKFSWPQKISKPITMHLQMLLEVVPAEDVPE, translated from the exons GTGGGCCTCATCAGCGGAATCTGTATGATTGTTGGTACAATCATTGGCTCAGGTATCTTTGTTTCTCCAAAATCAGTTCTTGCCAACACTGGAGCTGTGGGGACTTGTTTAACCATCTGGGCAGCCTGTGGAGTTCTGGCAACATTAG GTGCGCTTTGCTTTGCTGAGCTCGGCACAATGATCACAAAATCCGGGGGAGAATATCCTTACCTTATGGAAGCATTTGGCCCAATTCCGGCATTTTTGTTCTCTTGGACAAGCCTACTCGTCACAAAACCCAGTTCATTCGCCATCATTTGTCTCAGCTTTGCTGAATACGCATCAGCTCCTTTTTATCCAGGTTGTGATCCACCCCAGGTTGTCATCAAGTGCCTGGCAGCCGCTGCCATTG tgaTAATTACGATAGTGAATTCACTGAGTGTGAAGCTGGCAAGCTATCTCCAGAATCTTCTCACGGCCGCTAAAATGATCATTGTCATAATCATTATTGTAAGTGGAATTGTTCTCCTTGCACAAG GAAAAACGGAAAACTTTGAAGATCCTTTCAAAGGCAGTAAAATTTCTATTAGTTCTATCGGTCTGGCATTTTATAATGGACTCTGGGCATACGATGGATG gaATCAACTCAATTACATCACAGAAGAACTTAAAAAACCTTACAG AAACCTACCGCTCTCTATAATTATTGGAATCCCCTTGGTTACAGTTTGTTACGTTCTGATAAACATTTCATATTTCACCGTAATGACTTCAACAGAACTCCTGCAGTCCCAGGCAGTTGCTGTG ACATTTGGCGATAGAATCCTTTATCCAGCCTCCTGGATAGTTCCTCTCTTTGTGGCCTTTTCTACAATTGGATCTGCCAACGGGACCTGTTTTACTGCAGGCAG aCTTGTTTATGTTGCAGGTCGTGAAGGGCACATGCTAAAGGTTCTATCCTACATCAGCGTTAAGCGTTTAACGCCAGCACCTGCTATCATATTTTAT ggGACCGTTGCTATTATTTATATTATCCCTGGTGACATTAACACActcataaattattttagtttcgCGGTCTGGATATTTTATGGTTCAACCATACTTGGACTCATTGTTATGAGGTTTACCAAAAAGGAACTCAAGAGACCCATCAGG ATACCCATCGTCATTCCAGTCTTAGTGACCATAGTCTCCATTTTACTGGTGTTGGCACCAATCATCAGCGCACCTGAACTGGCCTATTTgtactgtgttttatttatacTTAGTGGACTTATAGTTTATGtactttttgttcattttaaattcAGCTGGCCCCAAAAAATATCAA AGCCCATCACGATGCACCTTCAGATGCTTTTGGAAGTTGTTCCAGCAGAAGATGTtcctgaataa